In Scleropages formosus chromosome 18, fSclFor1.1, whole genome shotgun sequence, one DNA window encodes the following:
- the LOC108923639 gene encoding ladderlectin-like, with amino-acid sequence MGPLSISVLLFTALVLSGGFAAPRAQEQREKSVIFETPMGNTSATQGCPSGWHRFKSRCFHYVSQRTSWARAQIHCIHLGGSLASIHSLQEYHFVQNVTRGLGNNFPVAWIGGTDAPQRKIWLWIDGTPFDFNKWAPGQPDDGLFYKENCLEMNFRAQKLWNNAYCTKSNPSVCARQASS; translated from the exons ATGGGGCCACTGAGCATCTCTGTGTTGCTCTTCACTGCTCTTGTTCTCAGTGGTGGTTTCGCTGCACCCAGAGCTCAGGAACAGCGTGAGAAATCAG TCATTTTTGAGACACCCATGGGAAACACCTCTGCTACACAAGGATGTCCTTCTGGATGGCATAGGTTTAAATCACGCTGCTTCCACTACGTCAGCCAAAGAACATCATGGGCTCGTGCACAG ATTCATTGTATCCACCTGGGTGGATCATTGGCATCTATACACAGCCTACAGGAATACCACTTTGTGCAAAATGTCACACGGGGGTTGGGCAACAACTTTCCTGTGGCCTGGATTGGAGGAACAGATGCCCCTCAG CGGAAAATATGGCTCTGGATTGATGGGACTCCATTTGATTTCAACAAATGGGCCCCTGGACAACCTGATGATGGACTGTTCTATAAGGAGAACTGTCTTGAAATGAACTTTAGAG CTCAGAAATTGTGGAATAATGCCTACTGTACAAAATCCAATCCATCTGTTTGTGCCAGACAAGCCAGTTCATAA